In the genome of Alphaproteobacteria bacterium, one region contains:
- the rnd gene encoding ribonuclease D: MSLIQTTSELKALCSPLAHEPFIAVDTEFIREKTYYPQLCILQVAAPGGACFAVDVLAEGMNLQPLYALFDNPKVVKVFHACRQDIEIILHRHGKIPFPLFDTQVAAMVCGFGDSASYGALAEKYLGIEIDKSHRFTNWARRPLSKEQYDYALNDVRHLCDIYQRIDHELKESGRDAWVAEEMANLQNKDVYITDVEEVWKKMRLRSHAKCFTHRVKELAKWREIQAQHMDVPRGFVLKDNVLLEIAAAAPQTIDELMEIRAIPEDLLLTPFATEVLDIIAKINAVEPDDLPTLVERSHTPSHIKPVVELLRLLLKQQCMVSHVAEKLVANDDDLHVIAKDEDSHSPSVPAMYGWRYEIFGKFAMELKKGNMAFTLRDGKIVVIPLKR, from the coding sequence ATGTCATTGATTCAGACAACTTCCGAACTTAAAGCGCTGTGTAGCCCACTCGCGCATGAACCATTTATTGCGGTTGATACCGAGTTTATTCGGGAAAAAACCTATTATCCTCAACTCTGTATCCTTCAGGTTGCAGCACCTGGTGGCGCATGTTTTGCCGTTGATGTGCTGGCCGAAGGGATGAATCTGCAGCCACTTTACGCGTTGTTTGATAATCCAAAGGTTGTGAAAGTCTTTCATGCCTGCCGCCAGGACATTGAGATTATCTTGCATCGGCATGGCAAAATCCCGTTCCCGCTGTTTGATACGCAAGTGGCCGCTATGGTCTGTGGATTTGGTGATTCGGCTAGTTATGGTGCATTAGCAGAAAAATATTTGGGGATCGAAATTGATAAAAGCCATCGTTTTACGAATTGGGCCAGAAGACCATTGTCGAAAGAACAATATGATTATGCCTTAAACGATGTGCGTCACCTGTGTGATATTTATCAGCGCATTGACCACGAATTAAAAGAATCAGGACGTGATGCTTGGGTAGCTGAGGAAATGGCCAATCTGCAAAACAAAGATGTGTATATAACTGATGTTGAAGAAGTTTGGAAAAAAATGCGCCTACGCAGCCATGCAAAGTGCTTTACCCACCGCGTCAAGGAACTGGCTAAATGGCGTGAAATCCAGGCGCAGCACATGGATGTGCCGCGCGGCTTTGTTTTAAAAGATAATGTGTTATTGGAAATTGCAGCAGCGGCACCACAGACCATCGATGAATTAATGGAGATTCGAGCGATACCTGAAGATCTCCTGTTGACTCCCTTTGCCACCGAGGTGCTGGATATCATTGCCAAAATCAATGCCGTTGAACCTGATGACCTCCCGACCTTGGTTGAACGCAGCCATACTCCCTCACATATCAAACCGGTGGTGGAGCTGTTGCGTTTATTATTAAAACAACAATGTATGGTCTCACATGTAGCCGAAAAACTGGTTGCTAACGATGACGACTTACATGTCATTGCCAAAGACGAAGATAGCCACTCACCTAGTGTGCCAGCAATGTATGGCTGGAGGTATGAAATATTTGGGAAGTTTGCCATGGAACTTAAGAAAGGCAATATGGCCTTTACATTAAGGGATGGGAAAATTGTGGTGATTCCACTGAAACGATAA
- the aspS gene encoding aspartate--tRNA ligase, with amino-acid sequence MHPFRSHHCNQLRASDINQTVRISGWVHRRRDHGNLVFIDVRDHYGITQCVINPESNLVDEASRLKFESVITVTGNVVARSPETVNGNMATGEIEVAAETLIVESEADMLPLQVNADREFPEETRLRYRFLDLRREKLHANIVLRSSVIAALRRKMTDRGFMEIQTPILTASSPEGARDFLVPSRLHPGKFYALPQAPQQFKQMLMVSGFDKYFQIAPCFRDEDARADRSPGEFYQLDMEMSFVTQDDVFAAIEPVLYEVFTEFASKKVTKPPFARITYKDSMLKYGCDKPDLRNPIEIADVTEIFRNSGFSIFVKSISNGSVVRAIPAPKVANEPRSFFDKKVAFAQEQGAGGLAYIIFGDDGVAKGPIAKLLKEEELQAIRQVAGLHNGDAVFFACDEVAKAADLAGKVRTLLGEELKLIPQDEFRFCWVVDFPFYEYNEERKHIDFSHNPFSMPQGGMDALLNQNPLDIVAFQYDIVCNGIELSSGAIRNHRPDIMIKAFEIAGYNQDAVEENFGGMLRAFRFGAPPHGGLAPGVDRMVMLLAGEPNIREVICFPMNQKAEDLLMGAPSRVAPKQLQELHIQLSHVAKKALEEADAETKVANQ; translated from the coding sequence ATGCATCCCTTCCGTAGCCATCACTGTAATCAATTGCGCGCTTCAGATATCAACCAGACTGTCCGTATTTCGGGTTGGGTTCATCGCCGTCGTGACCATGGAAACCTGGTATTTATTGATGTACGCGACCATTACGGGATTACCCAATGCGTTATTAACCCGGAGAGCAACCTGGTGGACGAAGCCAGCCGCTTAAAGTTTGAAAGCGTGATTACGGTTACGGGCAACGTGGTTGCCAGGTCACCTGAAACCGTGAATGGCAATATGGCCACCGGTGAAATTGAAGTCGCTGCCGAAACACTTATCGTTGAATCTGAAGCCGATATGCTGCCGCTACAAGTCAATGCCGACCGCGAATTTCCGGAAGAAACCCGTTTGCGCTATCGTTTCCTCGATTTACGCCGCGAAAAATTGCATGCGAATATCGTGTTGCGTTCATCTGTCATTGCCGCTCTTCGTCGCAAAATGACTGATCGTGGTTTTATGGAAATTCAAACCCCTATTCTTACCGCTTCATCTCCTGAAGGGGCGCGCGACTTTTTAGTGCCTAGCCGTCTCCATCCAGGTAAATTCTATGCTCTGCCGCAAGCACCTCAGCAATTTAAACAAATGCTGATGGTGTCGGGATTTGATAAATATTTCCAGATTGCCCCCTGCTTTCGTGATGAAGATGCACGTGCGGATCGCTCACCTGGTGAATTTTATCAGCTTGATATGGAAATGTCATTTGTCACGCAAGACGATGTATTTGCCGCTATTGAACCGGTTCTATATGAAGTGTTTACTGAATTTGCCAGCAAAAAAGTAACGAAACCACCCTTTGCCAGAATTACCTATAAAGATTCAATGCTGAAATATGGATGTGATAAACCCGATCTTCGTAATCCAATTGAAATTGCTGATGTAACGGAGATATTCAGAAATTCTGGTTTTTCGATTTTTGTTAAATCCATCAGCAATGGTTCGGTTGTTCGTGCTATTCCGGCTCCCAAAGTGGCGAATGAGCCGCGCAGCTTCTTCGATAAAAAAGTGGCTTTTGCCCAAGAGCAGGGAGCTGGTGGGTTGGCTTATATTATTTTCGGTGATGATGGTGTTGCTAAAGGCCCCATCGCTAAGCTGCTTAAAGAAGAGGAATTACAGGCTATCCGTCAAGTGGCTGGCCTTCATAATGGCGATGCGGTATTTTTTGCCTGTGATGAGGTCGCTAAAGCGGCTGATCTTGCCGGTAAAGTTAGAACGTTACTTGGTGAAGAACTCAAGCTCATCCCGCAGGATGAATTCCGGTTTTGCTGGGTGGTTGATTTTCCTTTCTACGAATATAATGAAGAGCGTAAGCATATCGATTTCAGCCATAATCCTTTCTCTATGCCGCAGGGTGGTATGGATGCGTTGCTCAACCAGAATCCCCTCGATATCGTGGCGTTTCAATATGATATCGTCTGCAATGGAATAGAATTATCCAGTGGTGCTATTCGGAACCATCGTCCTGATATCATGATCAAAGCCTTTGAAATCGCCGGTTATAATCAAGATGCCGTGGAAGAAAATTTTGGCGGCATGCTGCGTGCCTTCCGTTTTGGTGCACCACCACACGGTGGCCTTGCTCCTGGTGTTGATCGTATGGTCATGTTGCTGGCGGGCGAGCCTAATATCCGTGAAGTGATTTGTTTCCCGATGAATCAAAAAGCTGAAGATTTATTGATGGGAGCGCCATCGCGTGTTGCACCTAAACAATTACAGGAACTGCATATCCAGTTAAGCCATGTAGCTAAAAAAGCGCTTGAAGAAGCCGATGCCGAGACTAAGGTTGCCAATCAATGA
- a CDS encoding sulfurtransferase TusA family protein, with translation MTDGDSGGYLCDTRGLRCPMPVLMLRRFLKAVPDGCSVEVLADDPRAPSEFEAFCHVSGDVFIAQRRNKQGYSESIIHKKTKT, from the coding sequence ATGACCGATGGCGACTCTGGCGGTTATCTGTGTGATACCAGGGGGCTGCGTTGTCCAATGCCGGTGTTGATGCTCAGGCGGTTCTTGAAAGCGGTTCCTGACGGTTGTTCCGTGGAAGTGCTCGCCGACGATCCTCGGGCCCCATCAGAATTTGAGGCTTTTTGTCATGTCTCAGGTGATGTTTTTATTGCACAGAGACGCAACAAACAAGGTTATAGCGAATCGATTATCCACAAGAAGACTAAGACATAA
- a CDS encoding response regulator, with amino-acid sequence MPTPFENFIPSIPILVIEDELEIQKFLSNALTSHGYKVTLAENGRIGLQQAVAAHPELIILDLGLPDMDGHHVIQSIREWSQLPIIILSARGQEREKVYALENGADDYLTKPFGLAELLARMKVALKHHRQLKSGHDAVFSFIDLSIDFNKRLVLLKNEIVHLTPIEYQLLSILAKHAGKVMTYSQLLKEIWGKHALENNNYLRIHMQHLRQKLNDDPIKPIYLNTEPGVGYRLNAEE; translated from the coding sequence ATGCCCACACCGTTTGAAAATTTTATCCCTTCCATTCCGATTCTGGTGATTGAAGATGAACTGGAAATACAAAAATTTCTTTCCAACGCGCTCACCTCGCACGGCTATAAAGTCACCCTCGCAGAAAATGGCCGCATCGGCCTACAACAGGCTGTTGCCGCACATCCCGAACTGATCATTTTAGATTTAGGCCTTCCCGATATGGATGGACATCACGTGATCCAGTCTATTCGCGAATGGAGCCAACTCCCCATCATCATCCTGTCGGCCCGCGGCCAGGAACGCGAAAAAGTCTACGCACTTGAAAACGGTGCCGATGACTATCTGACCAAACCATTTGGCCTAGCCGAATTATTAGCACGCATGAAAGTAGCCTTAAAGCATCACCGACAACTAAAATCAGGACATGATGCTGTTTTTTCGTTTATTGATTTAAGCATCGATTTCAATAAACGCTTGGTGCTGCTAAAAAATGAAATCGTTCACCTCACACCCATTGAATATCAACTACTTTCCATCCTGGCTAAACACGCAGGAAAAGTGATGACCTATTCGCAGTTGCTCAAAGAAATCTGGGGCAAGCACGCGCTAGAAAATAATAATTACCTGCGTATACACATGCAACATTTACGCCAAAAACTCAACGACGATCCCATTAAGCCCATCTACCTGAACACCGAACCAGGCGTAGGCTATAGGCTAAATGCTGAGGAATAA
- a CDS encoding sensor histidine kinase KdpD, whose amino-acid sequence MNDTVRPDPDKLLHKIQKDDHFSGRGILKIFFGACAGVGKTYAMLNEAKHLANENVDVVIGLVETHGRKETQALVEGLPIIPRKIIRHRDVDISEFDLDAALERKPAFIILDEYAHTNAPGSRHPKRWQDVEELLDHGIHVYTTLNVQHLESINDLVARTSGIHVRETVPDSVFDQAQYVSLVDIPTEQLLDRLKNGKVYLAEHVRAKAAEHFFEKRNLIALREMALQRMTERVDAQMGMENTDTSNREAFITERILVCVGHDSLSTRIIRHAKRLATRMKSPWFAVYVETSRHYRLDQRSRDNVESNLQLAERMGGIVVVLKGDNAVDEILNFAKEKAISRIVVGLRHRGWIRDVLAGTLAEKLIRRNNLVEINVITDNKGRSNFRLLIPTLSTKPIGYASAPVVVGLCTLGLLPLRDTIEATNLVMIYLIGVMLVAMRYGIGPSVLTSFLGVGAFNFFFTEPYYTFNVLDTRYHLTFFMMFVASLIIGSMASRLSLQITLYRKKEQETRRLLSLAKSLASTRKHESIGHEAARYIGEIFNAIVTIWYPSTGDQPLSIISNISWDADLREKSAAFWAFENGQNAGNGTDTLNSTKGLYIPLMAEGEVKGVLGVIPQDKPELEPEQITMVEAFATIIAISFQRANKALEAEESKVAVETEKLRNVLLQSVSHDLRTPLVSITGLSNQLLEKVDGLATDVRDMIKTIYDQSTLLSRMVNNVLDISRLESGKVALNRQPYFLDEIIGAALLRLKTLLPEDAVQTHIETNELIEIDGLLIEQVFTNLLENACRSFKGDGTLSIAIQVEVRADDVKICITDNGHGLASGEEQKIFDKFYKSNRGGTGLGLAICRAIIEAHNGQIWAKNNPDCGAVFCFTLPNRSKLITENNDAHTV is encoded by the coding sequence TTGAACGATACCGTCCGTCCAGATCCTGATAAATTACTACATAAAATCCAGAAGGATGACCATTTTTCTGGGCGCGGGATTCTTAAGATTTTTTTCGGCGCTTGTGCCGGAGTTGGCAAAACCTACGCCATGCTCAACGAGGCTAAACATCTGGCTAATGAGAATGTTGATGTTGTCATTGGCCTGGTTGAAACTCACGGACGCAAAGAAACACAAGCGCTGGTAGAAGGGCTGCCAATCATTCCCCGCAAAATCATCCGTCATCGCGATGTCGACATTTCAGAATTTGATCTTGATGCTGCGCTTGAACGCAAGCCAGCCTTTATCATCCTTGATGAATATGCACACACCAACGCCCCAGGCTCTCGCCACCCCAAACGCTGGCAGGATGTAGAAGAGTTGCTGGATCACGGCATCCATGTCTACACCACGCTTAACGTGCAGCATCTTGAAAGTATCAATGACCTGGTTGCCCGTACCTCTGGTATTCACGTACGCGAAACCGTCCCCGACAGTGTTTTTGATCAAGCCCAATATGTATCGCTTGTGGATATCCCTACTGAGCAATTGCTGGATAGGCTGAAAAATGGAAAAGTCTATCTGGCTGAGCATGTCCGCGCTAAAGCCGCAGAACATTTCTTTGAAAAACGTAACTTGATCGCACTAAGGGAAATGGCCTTGCAGCGAATGACCGAACGCGTTGACGCACAAATGGGTATGGAAAACACCGACACTAGCAACCGTGAAGCCTTTATAACGGAACGCATCTTAGTTTGTGTAGGCCATGACTCACTTTCAACACGCATTATCCGACATGCCAAACGTTTAGCAACGCGGATGAAATCTCCCTGGTTTGCTGTGTATGTGGAAACCAGTCGCCATTATCGTTTAGATCAACGCAGTCGGGACAATGTTGAAAGCAACCTTCAACTCGCTGAACGTATGGGTGGAATCGTCGTCGTTCTCAAAGGCGACAATGCCGTAGATGAAATCCTCAATTTTGCCAAGGAAAAAGCTATTTCGCGCATTGTAGTAGGGCTAAGGCATCGTGGCTGGATACGGGATGTACTTGCTGGTACGCTGGCTGAAAAATTAATACGCCGCAATAACCTCGTTGAAATTAACGTCATTACGGATAACAAGGGACGATCTAATTTCCGTTTACTCATTCCAACACTCAGTACCAAACCAATAGGCTACGCATCAGCTCCAGTTGTGGTTGGCTTATGCACGCTTGGCTTGCTGCCACTTAGGGATACGATTGAAGCCACTAATCTGGTCATGATTTACTTAATTGGCGTGATGCTGGTGGCGATGCGTTATGGCATCGGGCCATCGGTTCTTACTTCTTTCTTGGGGGTAGGTGCATTTAATTTCTTTTTCACAGAACCTTACTACACGTTTAACGTACTAGACACACGTTACCACCTCACCTTCTTCATGATGTTTGTCGCCAGCCTCATTATCGGTTCGATGGCATCCCGTTTAAGCCTGCAAATCACCTTGTACCGCAAAAAAGAACAAGAAACACGGCGTCTTTTATCTCTGGCAAAATCATTAGCCTCGACGCGAAAACATGAAAGCATAGGGCATGAAGCAGCACGCTACATTGGGGAGATTTTTAATGCGATTGTGACCATTTGGTATCCTTCAACCGGAGACCAACCACTTTCGATCATTTCCAATATTTCATGGGATGCAGATCTGCGTGAAAAAAGCGCTGCTTTCTGGGCATTTGAAAATGGACAAAATGCCGGCAACGGCACCGATACTCTCAACAGCACCAAAGGATTATACATTCCCCTGATGGCCGAAGGCGAAGTAAAAGGAGTGCTGGGAGTGATCCCTCAGGATAAGCCAGAATTAGAACCCGAACAAATAACCATGGTAGAAGCCTTTGCAACCATCATTGCCATTTCTTTTCAACGAGCCAATAAAGCCCTTGAAGCCGAAGAAAGCAAAGTCGCCGTAGAAACCGAGAAATTGCGCAATGTCCTGCTTCAGTCCGTATCCCATGACTTACGAACACCCTTGGTTTCTATTACCGGCCTTTCAAACCAGTTATTAGAGAAAGTTGACGGCTTGGCAACCGACGTTCGCGACATGATTAAAACCATTTATGATCAAAGCACATTATTATCGCGAATGGTGAATAATGTCTTGGATATTTCGCGGTTAGAATCCGGTAAAGTTGCGTTAAACCGCCAGCCTTATTTTCTGGATGAAATTATTGGCGCTGCCCTTCTTCGCCTCAAAACCTTACTACCCGAAGATGCCGTGCAAACCCATATCGAAACAAACGAATTAATCGAAATAGACGGTTTGCTGATTGAACAGGTTTTCACCAACTTACTTGAAAATGCCTGTCGTTCCTTTAAAGGCGACGGCACGCTGAGCATTGCGATCCAGGTTGAAGTACGTGCCGATGACGTTAAAATATGCATCACGGATAATGGTCATGGTCTTGCCTCTGGCGAAGAACAAAAAATCTTTGATAAATTTTATAAAAGCAATCGCGGAGGGACCGGTCTTGGCCTTGCTATTTGCCGCGCTATTATTGAAGCACATAACGGCCAAATTTGGGCTAAAAACAACCCTGACTGTGGTGCTGTATTTTGTTTTACCCTCCCCAACCGTTCTAAACTGATAACGGAGAATAACGATGCCCACACCGTTTGA
- the kdpC gene encoding potassium-transporting ATPase subunit KdpC, whose protein sequence is MLQTFRQAALMLIVLTVICGGLYPALVTGIAKTLFPNQAEGSMIKDGNGKVIGSPFIGQHFTNPTYFWGRLSATSPVPYNSAASSGSNLSIGSGDLMKNVQARVDALRLADPNNHEPVPVDLVTASASGLDPHISIAAANYQIKRVATARGISEEYVKKMVALHTEGRTLGILGEPVVNVLLLNLALDRASREGGK, encoded by the coding sequence ATGCTGCAAACATTTCGTCAAGCTGCCCTGATGCTCATAGTACTTACCGTGATATGCGGTGGCCTCTATCCAGCACTGGTAACAGGAATTGCAAAAACATTATTCCCTAATCAGGCAGAAGGCAGTATGATTAAGGATGGGAATGGAAAAGTCATCGGGTCGCCATTCATTGGCCAACACTTTACCAATCCCACTTATTTCTGGGGGCGTTTATCAGCCACATCGCCTGTGCCTTATAACAGCGCCGCCTCCAGTGGATCAAACCTCAGTATCGGCAGTGGCGATCTTATGAAAAACGTTCAAGCCCGCGTTGATGCACTCCGACTAGCCGACCCAAACAATCATGAACCTGTTCCTGTTGATCTGGTAACCGCGTCTGCCAGTGGGTTAGACCCCCATATCAGCATCGCAGCTGCTAACTACCAGATAAAACGTGTTGCTACAGCACGTGGGATTTCAGAAGAATACGTCAAAAAAATGGTCGCACTCCATACGGAAGGACGAACATTGGGTATCTTAGGAGAACCTGTCGTCAATGTCTTGTTGCTCAACCTGGCATTAGATCGTGCTAGCCGTGAGGGGGGTAAATAG